The window CCGCTTGCTCGACGTCGACAAGCGCGTAATAAACACCGCCGAACGCGATGTCCGCTTTGATTTTTCCGAGCTGCGGCGTATCGAAGCTGAAGTCCAGCTGCTCGACAAACGCGGGAACCATGTCGAGCGAGACCCCCGTGCAGCGCCCGTCCTTGCATGTTGCGCGAGCGGTGACGAGGCCCGCCGGCGTGTCGAGGACCACGGTCGTTTCGGGCTCTTGCATCTCCACCATGCCGAGCTCGAGCAGCGCGGTGACGACGCAGATGGCGTTGCTCCCGGACATCGGATGCGCCTTGTCCGCCTGCAGCACGATGAACCCGGCATGCGCCTCCGGGCGAGTCGGCGGCAGCAGAAGATTGACCGACATCTGGAGGCAGCCTCGCGGCTCGAGCACGACCAGCCTGCGCAGACTGTCGTCGACCTCGTTGATGTAGTTCATCTTGTCGAGCATCGTTTCACCGGGGATGCCGACCACGCCTCCCGTGATAACTTTGCCGATCTCGCCTTCGCAATGGACGTCGACGAGTTGAAGTGTTTTCTTCCAGCGCATGAATGCCCCACGTTACTTGATGTACCAGCCCCACGGCTTGTCGCTGTCATACCGCGTGATCTGCTTCGTTTCGAGGTAGTTGTTCAGGCCCCACTCGCCGAGTTCGCGGCCGATGCCGCTTTGCTTGTAACCGCCCCACGGCGCTTCGGTAAAGGTAGGCTGGCTGCAGTTGATCCAGACGATGCCGGCGCGCAGCGCTCGCGCCACACGCTCGCATCGCTCCGTATCGCGCGACATCACGGCTGCGGCAAGACCAAAGCGCGAGTCGTTTGCGGATCGTACCGCTTCGAGTTCATCGTCGAACGGTCGAATGCATACGACAGGTCCGAATATCTCCTCCTGCCACACCCAGCTATCTTCGGGGACGTCCGCAAAAACGACGGGCTCCATGAAGTAGCCCTTGTCGAGATGCGACGGCCGCCCGCCACCCGTTACCAGCCGAGCGCCTTCTTCCTTGCCGCGCACTACCGCTTCGAGCACTTTCTCGTACTGTCCCTGGCTGACGAGAGGTCCGAGCAGCACGCCTTCTTCAAGACCGTTGCCGATGGTGATGTTGCGTGTTTCCTCTTCGAGCCGCTGTAGCAGACGATCGTAGATGCCGCGTTGCACGAGAACCCGGGACGTTGCCGAGCAAACCTCGCCCTGGTTCCAGAAGATTCCGAACATGATCCACTCGACGGCCGCATCGATATCGCTGTCGTCAAAGACAATGAACGGCGACTTGCCGCCGAGTTCCAGGCTCACGTTTTTGATGTCGCGCGCCGCGGCCTGCATGATTCGGCTGCCGGTTGGGACGCTGCCCGTGAACGCCAGTTTGTCGATGCCGGGATGCTCGCTCAACGGCGCTCCGGCTTCTTTGCCAAGACCGGTTACGACATTCAGCACGCCGGGTGGAAGATCCGCGGCCGTAGTGATGTCCGCCAGTTCCAGCGCAGTCAGCGGAGTCAGCTCCGAGGGCTTCAAAACCATCGTACAACCGGCCGCCAATGCAGGCGCGACCTTCCATGCGGCCATCAGCATCGGAAAATTCCACGGGATGATGGCCCCGGCGACACCAATGGGCTCCTTGCGCGCGATCGAGCGGAAGCGGTCGTCCGAAAGCGCGATTGTCGTTTCTGCGTTCTCGTCGAGCTTCTCGGCGAGACCCGCATAGAACTCGAAACAACCTGCCGCATCGCCCAAATCCCAAAGCGCTTCGGGAAGCGGCTTGCCGTTGTCGCGAACTTCGACTTCAGCGAGTTCCTGGAGACGATCGCGAATGCCCTTGCCGATTCTGCGAAGAACAACCGCGCGCTGCGCACCGCTCATACGTGGCCATGGCCCCTCGTCAAAAGCCTTGCGAGCGGCCTTGACCGCAAGGTCGATGTCTTCCGACGTTGCGGCAGCGACCTTCGCAAGCACTTTCTCGTTGCTCGGGTCGACTGATTCGAAGGTTCCGCCTTTGATGGGAGCAACCCACTGGCCATTGATATACAAATGCTCGTACGATTTCATGACGTTGGTCTCTTCAGGAGAAGCGGTACGCGCTAAAGGGCGTGAGGTTCTGTTTTACTGGACGACCGGCAACCATATCGGCAATGAGACGTCCGGTCGTGGCGCCCAGCGTGAGACCGAGCTGTCCGTGGCCAAATGCCATGAAGACATTCTGCAGACGGCGCGAGCGATCGATGATGGGCTTTGTGTCCGGCAGGAACGGACGGTAGCCGACGCCATACTCGACAGCGTCCGTTCTGAGCTCCGGCAATACCCGCTTGGCCTTTTCAAGAATGATGTCGGCGCGCTTGAAGTTAGGCTTCGCGTCACGCCCGGCGAACTCGATCGTCCCGCCAATCTGAAGGCCGCGCGTCATCGGAGTGAAGCAGAAGCCGCCGTCGGCATAGATGATGGAGTGGCGGAATTCGACGCCGGGATTCGGCAGTACCGCTTGGTACCCCGCGATTCCCTCCAAGGGCACGCTGACACCCAGCGCGTCGAAAAAGCGTCGGGAGCCCACACCCGCGGCGACGACCACGCTGCCAGCCTGAACGCGCTCGCCGTTTGCCAGCGTCACACCGGTTGCTCGTCCATTCGACTCGTCGATGCGGGCAACCTCGGTCCGCACGCGCCGGCCACCTTGCGAAACGAAGCTCTCCGTCAGCGCGGCGATAAAACCTTCGGTATCGCTCACCGCACGCCAGTCGGGAAACAGCAAACCGTGAGCGAAGCGTCCCGCCAATGCGGGCTCCAAGTCGCCGATTTCTTTTGCGTTCAGCCGCTGCGACTTGAAACCGAGGGATGTGCGCAGGTCGAGATGCGGTTGCTCGTGAGCGATGCCGGCAGGGCTGTCGAACACTTCCAGAATCGGGCGTTCGCCCATCAAAGTCTTGTCTTCACAGGCATCCAGCAGAGGGGCAAAGTCGGCATAGACGTCATGTGTCAGGGTCGCCATCGCTTGAGCAATCTCGACGATTTTCGAACGACGCGCGCACATCAGGAAGCGGAAGAACCAGGGCAGGATGCCCGGCAACGCACTGGGGCGCAGCGCAAGCGGCCCCTTCTGATCCATCAACCAGCCGGGCACTTTCATCAAGATCCCAGGTTTCGACAGCGGGATGATTTCGCTCACCGCCATCTGCCCGCAGCTCCACTTTGCGGTGCTATTGCCGGGTGCCTCCGGGTCCACGAGCGTGACGGAATAGCCTGCGCGCTGGAGGTAGAGCGCGCAACACACGCCAACGATGCCGCCGCCTATGACGGCAGCGGTTTCCTGCGATGCAGGCATCGGATTGGCCGAGGAAAATGGATGAGGAACCGCGTTCACTTTGAAAACTCCTGCAGACCGAAGCCAAGCGCGTACGGCTCCGAGTCGTCGACGTAGTGCTCTGAGCGCGCGGTTATCCATGCGCGCCCCTCGATGCTAGGCAGCACTGCATCAAGACCGCTCTTCAGCTTGATCGTCGATTCGACTCGACCGATAAAGCAGCTACCGATAAGGCTTTGATGCGTAAAGGTACGCCCCTCTCGCAGAAGCCCTCTTGCATGACGCTGCGCCACGCGCGCCGACGTGCCGGTTCCGCAGGGAGAACGGTCGATCAGACTCTCGCCGGCAATCACGACTGCGCGCGCATCCGCGTCCTTCGAGACCGGTGCGCCCGTCCACATGCAGTGCTTCACGCCGCGAATCTTGGGGTGATCAGGGTGAACGACGTCGACCGTTTCGTTGACGAGGGCTTGCATCTGGCGCCCCCACTCGAGCAGTTCATCCGGCGTGAAATGCTCGCAGCCGGGAAAATTCGGCTGCACTTCGACTATCGGATAGAAGTTTCCGCCGTACGCAATATCGACAGCCAGCTTGCCGAACTTGGGATGCACCACCTCCACGTCTTGGTAGAGAAGGAAGCTCGGAACATTCGTAAAGCGGACAGATTTGACGCGGCTGCCGTCTGTTTCATAGCGAGCGGTGAGCCGCCCGGCAGGCACGTCGACGACAATCGTGCCGGGCAACTTCGGATGAACGAGACCCGCTTCGAGCGCGAACGAAATGGAGCCGATCGATGCATGTCCGCACATCGGCAAGCAGCCCGACGTCTCGATGAAGAGCAGGCTCATGTCCGACTCTGCGGTCAGCGGCGGATACAGGAGGGTCCCGGACATGTGCGAGTGGCCGCGGGGCTCGAGCATCAGAGAACGACGAATCCAGTCGTACCTTGCGACAAAATCTTCGCGACGCTCATTCATCGAGTCGCCCGCAAGCGCGGGCGCCCCGTCGACCACCATGCGCACCGGCATACCTTCCGTGTGGCCTTCGATACACCTGAAACTATGTCTCGTCATTCCCGAGGTCTCGTCGAAATCGCGCCGACGCGATGTTTCGGCCGGCGCGCGTGCTTCACACCTGCGCAGCTTCAAACACCGCCCTGAACGCTGCTTTCTCTTCGTCGGTCAGCGGCTTCAGCGGCATCCGTGCTGCGCCTACCTTGAAGCCAGCCAGTTCACAACCGTATTTCACCTTTTGCACGAACTTGCCGGCTTCCATGGTGGCCATGACTGGAAACAAGGAACGCATCACGCTCTGGGCACCCCGGATGTCGCCTGCGCTGAACTTGTTGTAGAAGTCGACAACCGGTTTCACAAAACAGTTCGCCGGTCCGCAAATCCAGCTCGTGGCGCCCCAGAGGAAGAAGTCGAGCGCCTGGTCATCGGAGCCGCAGGACAGCTGATAGCTGCCCTTGTACTTCTCGCCGATTTCGATGGCGCGCAGGAGATTGCCGCTGCTTTCCTTAATGCCGACAACCCGCGCGTTATCCTTGAACGCGTCGAGCACGCCGAAGCCGACTTCGACGTTGGTACGCACCGGATAGTTGTACAAAATCACATTGACGTCCGGCACTGCTTCGAGAATCGCTTCATAGTGGCCGACGAGCTCTTCCTGTGAAGGCAGCGCGTAGTACGGCGGCGCGATCAAAACGTTCGTGTAGCCGGCGTCGCGCACCAGGCGAGTCTGCTCGATCACTTCACGCGTGCACGAACCATTTGCCCCTGCAATGAGCAAACCGCGATCGCCGACCACTTCCCGAACGGTCTTCAGGATGGCGCGGCGCTCATCGTGCGTCAGCGCGTAATATTCGCCCGTCGAGCCCAGCGGCACGAACCCGCTGACGCCTGCCTCGAGCTGAAACTCGAGGATGGACGCAAGCGTGTCGTGATCGACCGCGCCGGACGCATTGAACGGCGTAACAAGCGCGGGCAAAATTCCTTTCATCTCCATGAGTGGTTCTCCACGTAACGATGGACTGGTTGGGTTAATAGGCAAAACGCCTGAGAAATCGCGTCTCGACCACGCCGACCAGACGCGTCAGCGGGAAAGCGACGAGGAAGTAAATCATCGCGACGGTTGTCAGAAATTCCACTGGCCGTGCCGTACTGTTCGAAATGTTCTGACCGACAAACATCAGGTCGGCAACGCCAACCGAGGAAATGAGCGCGCTCTCTTTGAAGAGGCTGACGATGTTTGACAGGAAAGGCGGAATTGCGCGCAGCAAGGCCTGCGGAAAAATCACGTAGAGAATCTTTGCCTGCGGCGAGAGGCTCAACGCGATGCAGGCATCGTGCTGCTCGGCGGAGATGGACTTCAGCGCGCCACGAAATGTCTCGCTGGTGATAGCCGCCATGTACAGCGTCAGTGAGATAACCACTGACAGGTAGGGCGGTATCGGAAGCCTGAACACCACCGGAAAGCAGAAGAAGACCCAGAACAACTGGATGAGCAACGGTGTCCCGCGGAAGAATTCGACGTAAAGCGTCGTCGCTGCTTTCATCCACCGCGAAGGGGACATCCGCAGCAGACTTAAAACGAATCCGGCAAGGCTTCCAATCACGGCACAGCTGCTCGTGAATGCGAGCGTGAGCCCCAAACCTTTGAGCAAGACCAGCCAATAGGGCAACACAGTCGAGAAATCGAGTTGCATGGTCTTCTCCTCAACGCTGGACCGCGAGGTCCTGCCGACGCTCGATCACATGAACGAGCCTTGCAATGGGCAGGGAAAGCGCAAAGTAAATTAGCGCGACCACCGTGTAGGTCTCGAGGGGCCGATACGCCTCGGTCGCGAGGCTCTTGCCGACATACATCAGGTCCGCCACCGCCACGATGGCTACCAGCGCGCTCTGCTGCAGACTTCCAATGCCGTTGGTCATAAGAACCGGCATCGCGCTTCGAAGCGCCTGCGGCAAAATCACATGGACGGTCCGCTGCCACGGCTTCAAGCCTAGGGCGACGCATGCATCGAGATGCTCTTTCGGAACGGCCTGCACGCCCGCGCGGTAAGCCTCCGCGTTGAATGCGGTCAGATTCAAGCCGAGGGCCAGCACGCCCATTACGATAGGGTCGATGAAGACATCGACCATCATCGGAATGCAGTAGAAGAACCAGACGATTTGCAGCAGCGCCGGCGTGCAACGGAAGAACTCGATAAACAACTGCGCCGGCCAGCGCACGATGATCCAACGGCTCATGGCCAGAAGGCACAGGAGAAAGCCGAGCACCAGCCCCATGATGTTGGATGCCACCGCAAGCTCGATGGTGACCTTGAGACCCGCGAGCAAAGCGCCAATGCTGCCCGCCAGAAAATTGAAATCGAAGTGGTAGTGCATGGCGGGCCTCAATCGAGATGCAGCACTTTCTCGAGGAATTCCCGAGTGCGCGCTTCCTTCGGGCACTTGAACATGTCGGCAGGCGCACCCTGCTCTACGATTTTTCCGCTTGCGCAAAAGACGACACGCGTCGCGATATCACGCGCGAAATGCATGTCGTGCGTCACGATGATCATGGCCATCTTCTGCTCGGCAAGCTGGAGCATCACGTTCTGCACTTCAATGACCATCTCGGGGTCCAAGGCCGAAGTGACTTCGTCGAACAACATCAGCTTCGGCTCGAGCATCAGGGCGCGCGCGATCGCAACCCGTTGCTTCTGGCCGCCGGAAAGCTGGCTCGGATACGCGTGAAGTTTGCTTTCGAGACCGAGTCGGGCAAGGTACACGCGTGCCCGCTCCGTCGCCTCCGCTTTGGAGATGCCGCCGACCTTGACGGGCGCCAGGATCAGATTGCTCAGCACGGAAAGATGAGGGAAGAGCGTGTAGTGCTGAAACACCATGCCGATCTGCTTTTGCAGCTTGGCGTCGATGCGTTTCGATCGACCCGAATCCGCGCCGTGGATATACGGCTTGCCCTGAAATCCTATCTGTCCGCCCTGGACTCCCTCCAAACCCATCATGACGCGCAAGAGCGAGCTCTTGCCGCTTCCGCTCGGGCCGATGATGACGAGGCGGTCGTCGGCGCGCATGTCGAGATTCATGTGGTCCATGACGACCAGGTTTTCGCCGTAGGACTTGTAGACGTCCCGGAACTGCACAAAGTCGCCGATGGTCGAGGGCGAAAAATCTGAAACCGTCGGCGGTACGTGAGATGGGGCAACCATGGTTTGCGGTGACAACATGAAATCTCTCCAGCGGAGCGCGCCCTGGAGGCGCGCGGCGTGTGAACCGAATTACTTGTTCGGCACGAGCATGGCCTGAACCGACGTCTTGATCAGACGGTTGACCGCGCCCGATTTGACTTGCTGATTGAGATACGCGTTGAGCACGTCGAGGTCGGCCTTGGACGTTTCTTTCCGGACGCCGAATGCGACTTCCTGTTGGGCGAGCGGCGGATTGGGCTGAATGGCGACAGCCCATTCCGGGTGTGCCTCCGTCAGCAGCATGTTGGTGATGTTCGCGTCCGCCAAGAGATCCGCTCGCTTGGACATGAGCGCCAGACGTGTCTCGTCGTTGCCCGGCAAGCGCATGATTTGAGCCTGCTTGATGACGGCCGAAATCGCTTTGTCCTGCGCGGTGCCCGACATCACGGCGATGGTCACGCCGGGCTTGTCGATATCGGCCAGGCTGCTTGCACCCTTGAGAACTTTGGGATTGTTTTTGTTGTAGACCAGCGAAACGTTGTAGTCGGTAGCAGGCGCGGAGAAGGCGATGGCCTTCTCACGCTCAGGCGTGTCGTTGAGCGCCATCGACAAGTCCCATTTGTCCGATTGCAGGCCGGCCACGATGTTGTCCCACGTCGTGTCGACGAATTCGACTTTCACCTTGAGAACGTTCTGCCCAAAGTTCCGGCAGAGGTCCGAAAAGAAGCCGCTGTATTCACCGGTCTTCGGGTCGCGCATGACATACGGGGGCGCGACCGCGGCGCCGCAGCGCAGCACTCCCGCCTTCTTCACGCTCTGCCAAGCGCTGGTGTCATCGGCGCGGGACGCCGCGCTGACCATCACGCAGCTGGCTGCGGCCAAACACAAAAGCGCCTGATGAGTGAAACGAGACAGCCGGACCATTTTGACCTCTCAAATAAGGGTAATCCCGAAGATGAAGCGCGATCACACCACACAACTCTGCGTTCTTCTATGTGTGCAGCGTTGTATGCATATTAAAAAGTCAAAACTTGGCCTGTCAACTAGGCGATTGCCCTAACCCTTCGGAAATTCGAATACGCATCCGTGCTGCGCACGCGTAGATGAACGACTAGGAGCGGTTCAGCAATTTGAGGGAACCCGAGGTGTACGACGCTTCAAAATCGACTACCCTGATTGAACTTCGCCGCACTTGCCTACCCGAAGCAACGATGAACAATCGCGATATCAACCAAATCCCCGACGGGCGCGCCGACCTGCTCTGTTTTCTGGTCGCAACGGCCGCTGCGTCTTACGCACTGACCCAAGAGTGGCGAGTGGACCACGTGGTGGCCAATGGCCGCGCGTGGCTCGCTCGGCATCTGGTGTCGATGGATTGGCTCGAGCGTGTGGAAATCGGCCAACTTGCGCTGAAAATTGCCGAAAGGGAACTGCTGACAGCAGGCATCGCCGTGCGGCTCTCCAGCGTTCAGGCACTCTTCACGGACGAAATGGGGCTCAACTATTCGAGCACCATGATTCAGAGAATGCTGAACCTCTGCAGGGAGCACGCCGAATCTCTGTAACCGGCGGGTGGTGGCGACGGACTCAGGGTGCCACCCAGCTTCCGTGCCAAATCCCGTTCTCGCGAACGAACTTTGCGCGAGCATGACCGTTTGGCGCCAGATCGAGATAGTCGAATCTGTTCACCTCAACAGTCACGAGGCAAAAGTTCTCAAGGCCAGCGTTCGGGTCGACGTTCCCTTGCTCGGCTGTCGCGTGCGCGTCTATCGGCGACTTGATGACCGTGCCAGGGACCAGCGGCGCGCGGTAGACAATTAACGTGCGAGGCCTGCTTGCGCTCCAGAAAGCGCTTCGCTCCTCCACGCTATCCACCACCCGCGCGACGCCTTCGGCACGGATCTGGATGCCCGCGTCCAGATCACAGCCAGTGAGCGCAATCCGGCTATCTTTCCTCAACTCCGAGACCTTTTCCGATCGCACGTCGGTATGGAAGGTCAATGAGGCTTCTTCTTGACTTACCCCCCTCAGCACGATCGTGCGCGCCTTCGGCGCCCCGTCCAGCCCCAACGTCGCCGCCTGGAGCATGGTGAAAGGCGAGCGCGTCGCTCCGGCATCTGCACCGGAACTCAGTAACGACCATATCCGGTCGAGTAGATCGGTCATTTCGCTCATAGACGGATATCGAACTCTGGGCGTGCTTTACAAGGCTCGCACGATGCCGCCGTCGACCCGAATATTCTGGCCGGTCATGTAGCCGGCGCCATCCGACAGCAGGAACGTCACCGTTTTAGCAATCTCCTGAGTCTTGCCAAACCGGCCGACCGGAATGCGCGCGACGATTTCAGGCGTCTCCGGCCAGCTGTCGATGAAGCCGGGCAGAACCGAGTTGATCCGGATGTTGTCCTTGGCGTAACGATCGGCATACAGGCGCGTAAATGCACTGAGTGCCGCGCGCAGCGCGGAAGAAACCGGCATGGCCTGCTCCGGCGCGTCTGCCGCGAAACTTGAAATATTGACGACCGCTCCGCCGCCCTGCTTCAGAAAAACCG is drawn from Trinickia violacea and contains these coding sequences:
- a CDS encoding proline racemase family protein, giving the protein MRWKKTLQLVDVHCEGEIGKVITGGVVGIPGETMLDKMNYINEVDDSLRRLVVLEPRGCLQMSVNLLLPPTRPEAHAGFIVLQADKAHPMSGSNAICVVTALLELGMVEMQEPETTVVLDTPAGLVTARATCKDGRCTGVSLDMVPAFVEQLDFSFDTPQLGKIKADIAFGGVYYALVDVEQAGLAIAPENARELAELGVALKDIINRQIRIQHPLYPQINEVAYVMFRHRISDELYQTCTTLPPGRVDRSPCGTGSSANLATLAARGLADVGSRLKSRSTIGGEFNVELLGKTYVGGKPAVLPRVQGRAWVYGFQQIGVDPDDPLAAGFMLSDTWGSGFPKA
- a CDS encoding aldehyde dehydrogenase family protein, whose amino-acid sequence is MKSYEHLYINGQWVAPIKGGTFESVDPSNEKVLAKVAAATSEDIDLAVKAARKAFDEGPWPRMSGAQRAVVLRRIGKGIRDRLQELAEVEVRDNGKPLPEALWDLGDAAGCFEFYAGLAEKLDENAETTIALSDDRFRSIARKEPIGVAGAIIPWNFPMLMAAWKVAPALAAGCTMVLKPSELTPLTALELADITTAADLPPGVLNVVTGLGKEAGAPLSEHPGIDKLAFTGSVPTGSRIMQAAARDIKNVSLELGGKSPFIVFDDSDIDAAVEWIMFGIFWNQGEVCSATSRVLVQRGIYDRLLQRLEEETRNITIGNGLEEGVLLGPLVSQGQYEKVLEAVVRGKEEGARLVTGGGRPSHLDKGYFMEPVVFADVPEDSWVWQEEIFGPVVCIRPFDDELEAVRSANDSRFGLAAAVMSRDTERCERVARALRAGIVWINCSQPTFTEAPWGGYKQSGIGRELGEWGLNNYLETKQITRYDSDKPWGWYIK
- a CDS encoding NAD(P)/FAD-dependent oxidoreductase, with protein sequence MPASQETAAVIGGGIVGVCCALYLQRAGYSVTLVDPEAPGNSTAKWSCGQMAVSEIIPLSKPGILMKVPGWLMDQKGPLALRPSALPGILPWFFRFLMCARRSKIVEIAQAMATLTHDVYADFAPLLDACEDKTLMGERPILEVFDSPAGIAHEQPHLDLRTSLGFKSQRLNAKEIGDLEPALAGRFAHGLLFPDWRAVSDTEGFIAALTESFVSQGGRRVRTEVARIDESNGRATGVTLANGERVQAGSVVVAAGVGSRRFFDALGVSVPLEGIAGYQAVLPNPGVEFRHSIIYADGGFCFTPMTRGLQIGGTIEFAGRDAKPNFKRADIILEKAKRVLPELRTDAVEYGVGYRPFLPDTKPIIDRSRRLQNVFMAFGHGQLGLTLGATTGRLIADMVAGRPVKQNLTPFSAYRFS
- a CDS encoding 4-hydroxyproline epimerase; translated protein: MTRHSFRCIEGHTEGMPVRMVVDGAPALAGDSMNERREDFVARYDWIRRSLMLEPRGHSHMSGTLLYPPLTAESDMSLLFIETSGCLPMCGHASIGSISFALEAGLVHPKLPGTIVVDVPAGRLTARYETDGSRVKSVRFTNVPSFLLYQDVEVVHPKFGKLAVDIAYGGNFYPIVEVQPNFPGCEHFTPDELLEWGRQMQALVNETVDVVHPDHPKIRGVKHCMWTGAPVSKDADARAVVIAGESLIDRSPCGTGTSARVAQRHARGLLREGRTFTHQSLIGSCFIGRVESTIKLKSGLDAVLPSIEGRAWITARSEHYVDDSEPYALGFGLQEFSK
- a CDS encoding dihydrodipicolinate synthase family protein gives rise to the protein MEMKGILPALVTPFNASGAVDHDTLASILEFQLEAGVSGFVPLGSTGEYYALTHDERRAILKTVREVVGDRGLLIAGANGSCTREVIEQTRLVRDAGYTNVLIAPPYYALPSQEELVGHYEAILEAVPDVNVILYNYPVRTNVEVGFGVLDAFKDNARVVGIKESSGNLLRAIEIGEKYKGSYQLSCGSDDQALDFFLWGATSWICGPANCFVKPVVDFYNKFSAGDIRGAQSVMRSLFPVMATMEAGKFVQKVKYGCELAGFKVGAARMPLKPLTDEEKAAFRAVFEAAQV
- a CDS encoding amino acid ABC transporter permease; this encodes MQLDFSTVLPYWLVLLKGLGLTLAFTSSCAVIGSLAGFVLSLLRMSPSRWMKAATTLYVEFFRGTPLLIQLFWVFFCFPVVFRLPIPPYLSVVISLTLYMAAITSETFRGALKSISAEQHDACIALSLSPQAKILYVIFPQALLRAIPPFLSNIVSLFKESALISSVGVADLMFVGQNISNSTARPVEFLTTVAMIYFLVAFPLTRLVGVVETRFLRRFAY
- a CDS encoding amino acid ABC transporter permease is translated as MPEGSAHSGIPRESAASRLRPAMHYHFDFNFLAGSIGALLAGLKVTIELAVASNIMGLVLGFLLCLLAMSRWIIVRWPAQLFIEFFRCTPALLQIVWFFYCIPMMVDVFIDPIVMGVLALGLNLTAFNAEAYRAGVQAVPKEHLDACVALGLKPWQRTVHVILPQALRSAMPVLMTNGIGSLQQSALVAIVAVADLMYVGKSLATEAYRPLETYTVVALIYFALSLPIARLVHVIERRQDLAVQR
- a CDS encoding amino acid ABC transporter ATP-binding protein, whose product is MLSPQTMVAPSHVPPTVSDFSPSTIGDFVQFRDVYKSYGENLVVMDHMNLDMRADDRLVIIGPSGSGKSSLLRVMMGLEGVQGGQIGFQGKPYIHGADSGRSKRIDAKLQKQIGMVFQHYTLFPHLSVLSNLILAPVKVGGISKAEATERARVYLARLGLESKLHAYPSQLSGGQKQRVAIARALMLEPKLMLFDEVTSALDPEMVIEVQNVMLQLAEQKMAMIIVTHDMHFARDIATRVVFCASGKIVEQGAPADMFKCPKEARTREFLEKVLHLD
- a CDS encoding transporter substrate-binding domain-containing protein, with the translated sequence MAAASCVMVSAASRADDTSAWQSVKKAGVLRCGAAVAPPYVMRDPKTGEYSGFFSDLCRNFGQNVLKVKVEFVDTTWDNIVAGLQSDKWDLSMALNDTPEREKAIAFSAPATDYNVSLVYNKNNPKVLKGASSLADIDKPGVTIAVMSGTAQDKAISAVIKQAQIMRLPGNDETRLALMSKRADLLADANITNMLLTEAHPEWAVAIQPNPPLAQQEVAFGVRKETSKADLDVLNAYLNQQVKSGAVNRLIKTSVQAMLVPNK
- a CDS encoding pyridoxamine 5'-phosphate oxidase family protein, producing the protein MTDLLDRIWSLLSSGADAGATRSPFTMLQAATLGLDGAPKARTIVLRGVSQEEASLTFHTDVRSEKVSELRKDSRIALTGCDLDAGIQIRAEGVARVVDSVEERSAFWSASRPRTLIVYRAPLVPGTVIKSPIDAHATAEQGNVDPNAGLENFCLVTVEVNRFDYLDLAPNGHARAKFVRENGIWHGSWVAP